CCTCGTGGAACCGTAAGGGCGGACGGGCAAAAGCTTCAGCAACAAAATACGCACGGCGGGGAACAGAAAGAACCAGTAAGATAGTTACTGAAAGCAACTATCGCTGCTTATATCCTTTTTCTTCCCTTGGAGCACCCATGTCCAAAGCCACTGCCGCGCCAGGCGCCGGAGAAACCCTGACGCGACGCCAGATCGTCACAGTGATGGTGGGCCTGATGCTGGGCATGTTCCTGGCATCCCTTGACCAGACCATCGTCTCCACGTCCATCTACACCATCGCCAACGACCTGGACGGACTCTCCCTGCAGGCGTGGGCCACCACCGCCTACCTGATCACGTCCACGGTCAGCACCCCGCTCTACGGCAAGCTGAGCGACATCTTCGGGCGCCGCCCGCTGTACCTGACCGCCATCGCCGTCTTCCTGGTGGGCTCGCTTTACGCCGGGTCCGTGCACTCGATGACCGAACTGGCCATTGCCCGCGGCATCCAGGGCCTGGGTGCCGGCGGCCTGCTGGCCCTTGCGCTGACCATCATCGGCGACATCGTCTCGCTCAAGGACCGCGCCAAGTTCCAGGGCTACTTCATGTCCGTGTTCGGAATCTCCTCGGTCCTGGGGCCGGTGGTGGGCGGCGCGTTCGCCGGTTCCGCCAACATCCTGGGCTTCGACGGCTGGCGCTGGGTGTTCTTCATCAACATTCCCATCGGCCTCGCCGCCCTGACGGTGGTGTTCCTGTTCCTGCACCTGCCCGCAAAGCACCTCAAGCAGAAGATCGATTACTGGGGCGCGGCAGCGATCACCGTAGCCATCGTTCCCCTCCTCCTGGTGGCCGAACAGGGCCGCACCTGGGGCTGGACCTCGCTGAACTCCTTCCTCTGCTACGGCCTGGGCGTGGTGGGCATTGCCTGGTTCCTGCTGGCGGAAAAACGCGCCGGCGACTACGCCCTCATCCCGCTGCGGCTCTTCCACAACGTCACGTTCGGCCTGTCCTCGCTGCTGAACTTCATCATCGGCATCGGCATGTTCGGCGCCATCGCCATGCTCCCGATGTACCTCCAGCTCGTGAAGGGCCTCACCCCCACCGAAGCCGGCCTGATGATGATCACCTTCACGGTGGGCATCCTGTTCGGATCCATCACGGCCGGTCGCACCATCTCCGCCTCGGGCACGTTCCGCATCTTTCCCATCATGGGTACCGGAATCCTGACGGCGGCGGCCCTGGTGATGGGCTTCTCGCTGGGAGTAGACACGGACCTGTGGGTGCCGGGCCTGATTGCGGTGTTCTTCGGAGTGGGCCTGGGCTTCTGCATGCAGCCGCTCACGCTGGCCATGCAGACCTCGGTACCGCCGCGGGACATGGGCGTGGGGACCTCCTCGGCAGCGTTCTTCCGCTCCATGGGTGGTGCCGTAGGAACCGCCGTCTTCATCTCCATGCTGTTCAGCCTGGCTGCCAGCCGGATCGCCGACAGCATGAAGGCCGCCGCCACGGACCCCGCCTACCTGGCCGTGCTCAAGGACCCCGCCGTCGCGTCGGACCCGGCCAACGCCAAGCTGTACGACTTCTTCAAGAACGGTGCGTCCAACGACTCCCTGAACGACACCAGCTGGCTGCACACCGCCAACAGCACCCTGACCAGGCCCATCACCGAAGGCTTCGCCACGTCCATTGACACGGTGATGCTGACGGCGGCAGCCCTGACGGGCCTGGCCTTCCTCATCAGCTTCGCCCTCCCCCGGAAGAAGCTGACCGACCAGAAGGAATCCCCGCAGGACAGGGACAGCATGGAGATTCCGGCGCACTAGCCGGGTGCCCCAGCCCGGGAGCGCACTGAACGGACGACGACGGCGGCACGGCCCGCCGTCGTCGTCCGGCGTTTCAGGGGACAGTCGCTTAAGGGGACAGGGGCGCCAAGTGGAACCTAGGGCGGTGACGTGCCACACTGTTTAGCGCGTGTGCGCCGGCCCCTTTGGCCGGTACCGCAGCCGACGACGTCCGCACCGCATCCATAAAACCCCAAACCCAGGGAGAACCATGCCCACTGCACAGGAGCAGACCACCACCGGGATTCCGCGGCGGGTGATCTGGCTGGCGCTCGCGGGGGCGGTGGGCGGATTCCTCTTCGGCTTTGACTCGTCCGTGGTCAACGGGGCCGTGGATGCCCTGAAGGAAGAATTCGCGCTCTCCGAGGCCGTGACAGGCTTCGCCGTGGCCATTGCCCTCCTGGGCTGCGCGGCTTGCGCCTTCCTGGTAAGCAAGGTGGCGGACCGGCACGGCCGCATCCCCGCCATGAAACTGGGCGCGCTGCTGTTCCTGGTCAGCGCCCTGGGCACCGGGTTCGCTTTCGGCGTCTGGGACCTGGTGTTCTGGCGTCTGGTGGGCGGGCTGGGCATCGGCCTGGCATCGGTCATCGCTCCGGCCTACATCTCCGAGATTTCGCCGCGGCAGGTGCGCGGCCGCCTGGCCTCGCTGCAGCAGCTGGCCATCACCACCGGTATCTTCGCCGCCCTGCTGTCCGACGCGCTCCTGGCCACCACTGCCGGCGGCGCGGACCAGCGCTTCTGGCTGGGCATTGAGGCATGGCGTTGGATGTTCCTCGCTGCCGCCGTCCCGGCCGTGGTCTACGGCTGGATTGCCTTCACCCTGCCCGAGTCCCCGCGGTTCCTCGTGTTCAAGGGCAAGGAGGACGAGGCCCGGAAGGTCTTCGCCTCGATCGCCCCCGCCGAGGACACCGACCGGCACATCCGCGAGATCCAGGAAGCCATCGAGGAAGACAAGGTGGTACCAGAAGGGCTGCTGCGCGGCAAGACCCTGGGCCTGCAGGCAGTGGTCTGGGTGGGCATCGTCCTGTCCGTGCTGCAGCAGTTTGTGGGGATCAACGTGATCTTCTACTACTCCACCACGCTGTGGAAGGCTGTGGGCTTCCAGGAGAAGGACTCCCTGGCCATCTCGGTGGCAACCTCCATCACCAACATTCTGGTCACCCTGGTGGCCATTGCCCTGGTGGACCGCGTGGGACGGCGGCCCATCCTGCTCGCCGGCTCCGTGGGAATGGCCGTGTCCCTGGGCGCCATGGCCCTGGCGTTCTCCTCGGCCATCGGCTCCGGCGAGAACATCACCCTCCCGGGTGCGTGGGGTCCGGTGGCCCTGGTTGCCGCCAACGTGTTCGTGGTCAGCTTTGGCGCCTCCTGGGGACCCCTGGTGTGGGTGCTCCTGGGCGAGATCTTCCCGTCCAGGATCCGCGCCCGGGCCCTGGGCCTCGCAGCTGCCGCGCAGTGGGTGGCCAACTTCGTGATCACCCTCAGCTTCCCGGTCATGGCGTCCGCGTCCCTGCCGCTGACCTATGCCATGTACGCCCTGTTCGCTGCCGCGTCCTTCTTCTTCGTCATGTTCAAGGTGCCGGAGACCAACGGCATGTCCCTGGAGCAGGCGGAGACGCTGTTCGTGCCGAAGGGTTCAGCGAAAGCCAAGTAACGCCCCATCACATCCCGCGGCTTTTCCGGCGACGCCCCATCAGCTTTCGCCGGACAACAGCAAACCCTCCATCACCTGGCGTGATGGAGGGTTTGCTGTTTACTGCCTAAAAGTGCGGCGGTTACACGACGTGCGGTTCGTGCGAGGACAGGTAGGCCCGGCCGCCGAACGCGATCAGGATGGCGATCACCATGGCCACGGCGCCGGCGAAGAACGGAACCTGCGGGCCGAAGTGCTCGCCGAGCTGGGCTGCCGCGAACGGGGCCAGCGCGCCACCCATCCAGCGGACGAAGTTGTAGCCGGAGGATGCCACGGGCCGGGGCGAATCGGAGACGCCCATGGCCAGTTCGGTGTAGATGGTGTTGTTGACGCCCAGGAGTGCACCGGCAACGATCACCAGCACGACGACGGCAGGAACCGAGTGCCCGGCCGCCAGTCCCAGGCTTACCAGGTCCAGCATGAGCAGGAACAGCGTGCCCGTCAGGACCTTCACGGCGCCGAAGCGGGCCTGCAGCGGCGGAGCCACGAAGACGGAGAAGACCGCCACGGCTACGCCCCAGCCGAAGAAGACTCCGCCGATGCCGTACGCGTCCATGCCCAGGATGAACGGGGTGAAGGCCAGGATGGTGAAGAAGCCGTAGTTGTAGAACAGGCCGCTCGCCGCCGTCGTCCGCAGTCCCTTGTGGCCCAGCGCCAGGAGGGGGTCCCGCAGCCGCACTTTGCGCTCGGGCAGAGGGGTCGTGGGCAGCAGGGCGATCAGGGCGATGAAGGCGGCGGCCATCAGGACGGCGGTGCCGAAGAACGGGGCGCGCCACTGCCAGCCGCCCAGGAGGGCGCCAAGGAGCGGGCCGAGCGAAATGCCCAGGCCCAGGGCGGCCTCGTAAAGGATGATGGCGGTACCGGCACCGCCGCTGGCCACGCCCACGATCACGGCGAGGGCGGTTGCCACGAAGAGGGCGTTGCCCAACCCCCAGCCGGCGCGGAAGCCCACCAGCTCACCGACGCTGGCGGACAGGCCGGACAGCGAGGAGAAGACGACGATGACGGCCAGGCCGATCAGCAGGGTCTTCTTGCCGCCGATCCGGGAGGAAACAAAACCCGTGATCAGCATGGCCAGCGCGGTGACCAGGAAGTAGCTGGTGAAGAGCAGGGATACCTCGCTGGGGCTGGCGTCCAGGTTGGTGGCGATGGCCGGGAGGATGGGGTCCACCAGCCCGATGCCCATGAAGGCGAACACTGCGGCGAGGGCGGTGGCCCAGACCGCCTTGGGCTGCTTCAGGAATGAGGCCTTTTCGGCCTGCAGGGTTGATTCTGGTGCCGGCAGGGTTTCTGCGAGCTGGCCGTCCATGGAGGGTACTCCTAAGTTCGTGGCTGATTCAGGGTGGGTGGCTGGTTCAGTTCTGGAGGGATGCATTGATCTTGTCGATGACCGGCAGGGCCTCCGACAGGGCTTTGCGGTCCTGGTCGGTGAGGGTGCTGAGGATGTCGGCCATCACCTGGTTGCGGCGCTTGTTGGCGGCGTCGACGGCGGCACGGCCTTCAGGGGTGAGGATCACCCGGACGGCACGGGAGTCTGCCGGATCCGGCTCGCGGCGGGCCAGGCCGGCGCGTTCAAGTTTGATGATCTGCTCGGTGGCGCTGGGCACGCGGACCCCGAGGTTCCGGGCGATTTCACCGACGCGCTGGCCTTCACCGAGCAGCATCTTGAGCGTGCTGAGCTGGGCGGCGCTGAGTTCACCGTCCGCGTCGAGGCGCCGGACCAGGTAGACGCTGTGGCGGAGGGCTTCGCGGAACCCGCTGGCTAGTTCCTGGAGCTGGGGATCATTGGTATTCATCGTTAGGTACCCTAACATTTAGGGTACCTAACGGTCAAGGCCTAGAGGGCCAGCTTCATGCCGACGTGGCTGGGCTCGAAGCCCAGCTGCTCGTAGAACCGATGCGCTGCCGTGCGGCTTCGGTGCGTGGTCAGCTGCATCAGGGTACAGCCGCGCCTCCGGGACTCCCCGACCGCCCAGCCCACCATCAGCTTCCCGAGCCCCTGGCCGCGGAGGGACGCGTCCACCCGGACGCCCTCAAGCTGCGAGCGCCAGGCACCCTGCCGCGAGATGCCGGGCAGGAAACTCAGCTGGAAGGTGGCAACTGCCGCGCCTGCGGCTTCGCCGAGCGGCACCAGTTCGCCCACCACCAGCAGATGGTTCCGGTCTGCCGCTATCGCGTCGAAGGCGCGCTCGTACGGTTCCATGTCCTGCGCGGTTTCGCGGCCTGCGCCCAGGGCATCATCGGCCAGGAGCCGCACCATGGCGGGGAGGTCGGCCCGGGTGGCGTGGCGGAGGCGGAACGTGCCGCCGTCGACGTCGGCAGTGAACAGGGCAGGAACGGCATCTTGGGCAGGGATCACCTGCCCAGCTTTGCACAGGAAAACCGCGACGCCGGCACCCGCGTGGGTGCCGGCGTCGCGGTTTGTCGAGTACGTCGGTTAGTCCGGAAGGCGGCCCGGTCAGGCGGGGGTGCCGGCCAGCTCCGCCTGCCGCTCCTCCACCAGGGTGGCAACGGCATTGAACAGCGGATGGTCTTTCTCGAGCCCGGTGATCTTCGCCGTGGCATCGGCCGGGCTGGCCGAGCCCAGGATGCCTGCCAGCTCGGTGGCCTCGGCATCGCCGGGATCCGTGAACCGCAGGGCGGCGGCAATGGCGCCGAGGAGGGCCTCCGGCACCACGCCGCGTTCCGCCAGCTCCGCCGCCGGGCCGATGAAACGTTCGTGCCGGCTCAGCTTCCGCAGCGGCGCACGGCCCACCCGGGTCACGGTGTCCGGGAGGTACGGGTTGGAGAACCGGACCAGGATTTTCTGGACGTAGGCCTCCTGTTCGTCGTTGCTGAATCCGTGCTTGGCCACCAGGAGCTGCTTGGTTTCCTCGAGCACCGCACGCACGTCTTCGGCCACATCCTGGTCCGCCATGGCGTCCGAGATCTTCTCCACGCCCGCTTCGAAGCCGAGGTACGCGGCAGAGGCATGCCCGGTGTTCACGGTGAACAGCTTCCGCTCAATGTAGGGCGAGAGGTCATCCACGAAGGTGGCTCCCGGAATCACCGGAACGGAATCGCCGAAGGCGGTGCGGTCGATGACCCACTCGTAGAAGGTTTCCACCGTCACGTCCAGGCCCTGCCCGGCCTCCTGGTTGGGCACGATCCGGTCCACGGCGGTGTTGGCGAAGACTGCCTTGCCGTCGAGCACTGCGGCGGTGACACCAGGCTGGGAGGCCACCTCTTTGGCCAGGATGTCCGTGGCGTTGATGGCGTTCTCGCAGGCCATCACCTGGAGGGGCGCAAGCCCCGGTTCCCTGGCAACGATGCCCTTGGCGATCACGGGCGCCACGAACTTCAGGATGTGCGGGCCAACCGCCGTGGTGACGATGTCCGCCGTCGCGATTTCGTGGACCAGCTCCGCTTCCTGGGCGTTGGAGTTCAGCGCCCGGAAGTTGTCCACGGTGCGCACGGCGGGGTTCTCCCCCACCTCGTGCACCGCATAGCTGTCCGCCTGCGAGAGCCGGGTGATGAGTTCCTCAGCCACGTCCGCGAACACCACCTCGTAGCCTGCGTCATGCAGGAGCAGGCCCACGAAGCCGCGGCCGATGTTGCCGGCACCGAAATGTACAGCCTTCACTATGCGTTGACCTTTCCGAAGAGCTCCAGGACTTCGTCCTCGGACGTGGCAGCCTCCAGCCGGGCCACCTGCTCCTTGTTGGTGAACACCTTGGCGATGGAGGACAGGATGTGCAGGTGCTCGTTGTTGATGCCTGCCACGCCCACCACGAACTTCACTTCCTTGCCGTTCCAGTCGATGCCCTCCGGGTAGCGGATGACAGAAACCGCGGACTTGCGGATGTGGTCCTTGGCGGCGTTGGTGCCGTGCGGGATGGCCAGGAAGCTGCCCATGTAGGTGGACACGGATTCCTCGCGCTC
This region of Arthrobacter sp. DNA4 genomic DNA includes:
- a CDS encoding MarR family winged helix-turn-helix transcriptional regulator, which translates into the protein MNTNDPQLQELASGFREALRHSVYLVRRLDADGELSAAQLSTLKMLLGEGQRVGEIARNLGVRVPSATEQIIKLERAGLARREPDPADSRAVRVILTPEGRAAVDAANKRRNQVMADILSTLTDQDRKALSEALPVIDKINASLQN
- a CDS encoding sugar porter family MFS transporter codes for the protein MPTAQEQTTTGIPRRVIWLALAGAVGGFLFGFDSSVVNGAVDALKEEFALSEAVTGFAVAIALLGCAACAFLVSKVADRHGRIPAMKLGALLFLVSALGTGFAFGVWDLVFWRLVGGLGIGLASVIAPAYISEISPRQVRGRLASLQQLAITTGIFAALLSDALLATTAGGADQRFWLGIEAWRWMFLAAAVPAVVYGWIAFTLPESPRFLVFKGKEDEARKVFASIAPAEDTDRHIREIQEAIEEDKVVPEGLLRGKTLGLQAVVWVGIVLSVLQQFVGINVIFYYSTTLWKAVGFQEKDSLAISVATSITNILVTLVAIALVDRVGRRPILLAGSVGMAVSLGAMALAFSSAIGSGENITLPGAWGPVALVAANVFVVSFGASWGPLVWVLLGEIFPSRIRARALGLAAAAQWVANFVITLSFPVMASASLPLTYAMYALFAAASFFFVMFKVPETNGMSLEQAETLFVPKGSAKAK
- a CDS encoding mannitol-1-phosphate 5-dehydrogenase, producing the protein MKAVHFGAGNIGRGFVGLLLHDAGYEVVFADVAEELITRLSQADSYAVHEVGENPAVRTVDNFRALNSNAQEAELVHEIATADIVTTAVGPHILKFVAPVIAKGIVAREPGLAPLQVMACENAINATDILAKEVASQPGVTAAVLDGKAVFANTAVDRIVPNQEAGQGLDVTVETFYEWVIDRTAFGDSVPVIPGATFVDDLSPYIERKLFTVNTGHASAAYLGFEAGVEKISDAMADQDVAEDVRAVLEETKQLLVAKHGFSNDEQEAYVQKILVRFSNPYLPDTVTRVGRAPLRKLSRHERFIGPAAELAERGVVPEALLGAIAAALRFTDPGDAEATELAGILGSASPADATAKITGLEKDHPLFNAVATLVEERQAELAGTPA
- a CDS encoding GNAT family N-acetyltransferase produces the protein MFTADVDGGTFRLRHATRADLPAMVRLLADDALGAGRETAQDMEPYERAFDAIAADRNHLLVVGELVPLGEAAGAAVATFQLSFLPGISRQGAWRSQLEGVRVDASLRGQGLGKLMVGWAVGESRRRGCTLMQLTTHRSRTAAHRFYEQLGFEPSHVGMKLAL
- a CDS encoding MFS transporter → MDGQLAETLPAPESTLQAEKASFLKQPKAVWATALAAVFAFMGIGLVDPILPAIATNLDASPSEVSLLFTSYFLVTALAMLITGFVSSRIGGKKTLLIGLAVIVVFSSLSGLSASVGELVGFRAGWGLGNALFVATALAVIVGVASGGAGTAIILYEAALGLGISLGPLLGALLGGWQWRAPFFGTAVLMAAAFIALIALLPTTPLPERKVRLRDPLLALGHKGLRTTAASGLFYNYGFFTILAFTPFILGMDAYGIGGVFFGWGVAVAVFSVFVAPPLQARFGAVKVLTGTLFLLMLDLVSLGLAAGHSVPAVVVLVIVAGALLGVNNTIYTELAMGVSDSPRPVASSGYNFVRWMGGALAPFAAAQLGEHFGPQVPFFAGAVAMVIAILIAFGGRAYLSSHEPHVV
- a CDS encoding MDR family MFS transporter — encoded protein: MSKATAAPGAGETLTRRQIVTVMVGLMLGMFLASLDQTIVSTSIYTIANDLDGLSLQAWATTAYLITSTVSTPLYGKLSDIFGRRPLYLTAIAVFLVGSLYAGSVHSMTELAIARGIQGLGAGGLLALALTIIGDIVSLKDRAKFQGYFMSVFGISSVLGPVVGGAFAGSANILGFDGWRWVFFINIPIGLAALTVVFLFLHLPAKHLKQKIDYWGAAAITVAIVPLLLVAEQGRTWGWTSLNSFLCYGLGVVGIAWFLLAEKRAGDYALIPLRLFHNVTFGLSSLLNFIIGIGMFGAIAMLPMYLQLVKGLTPTEAGLMMITFTVGILFGSITAGRTISASGTFRIFPIMGTGILTAAALVMGFSLGVDTDLWVPGLIAVFFGVGLGFCMQPLTLAMQTSVPPRDMGVGTSSAAFFRSMGGAVGTAVFISMLFSLAASRIADSMKAAATDPAYLAVLKDPAVASDPANAKLYDFFKNGASNDSLNDTSWLHTANSTLTRPITEGFATSIDTVMLTAAALTGLAFLISFALPRKKLTDQKESPQDRDSMEIPAH